A stretch of the Streptomyces sp. NBC_01428 genome encodes the following:
- a CDS encoding glutamate synthase subunit beta — MADPKGFMTTPREEYPRRPVEERVRDWNEVYVPGALLPIVSRQADRCMDCGVPFCHEACPLGNLIPEWNDLVSRDDWRAASDRLHATNNFPEFTGRLCPAPCEAGCVLAINQPAVTIKNVEVAIADRAWEDGLTPPRPPDRLSGRTVAIVGSGPTGLAAAQQLTRAGHTVAVYEGSDRVGGLLRYGIPAFKMEKRQLNRRLAQMRAEGTKFRTSTVIGTDLGARDLVSRYDAVILATGATAWRDLDVPGRELSGIHQAMEYLPLADRVCEGDLEVSPLSAAGRHVVIVGGGDTGADCLGTAVREGAASVTQLDIYAQPEVARDEDVEPWPTYPKIYRLSGAHEEAGALGTAPTAHADARLFAASTLRFTGDESGRVRSLHLVEVDARRRPVPGSDRVLPADLVLLALGFSGPDRHDGLIDQLGLALEPRGTIARGPDFATNVPGVYAAGDAARGQSLVVWAIAEGRAVAAAVDRVLSGSDHLRLPAPIGPYDRPMTA; from the coding sequence ATGGCCGATCCCAAGGGGTTCATGACCACACCGCGCGAGGAGTACCCGCGCCGGCCCGTGGAAGAGCGTGTGCGGGACTGGAACGAGGTGTACGTCCCCGGGGCCCTGCTGCCGATCGTCAGCCGGCAGGCCGACCGGTGCATGGACTGCGGTGTCCCCTTCTGCCACGAAGCGTGCCCGCTGGGCAATCTGATCCCCGAGTGGAACGACCTCGTCTCCCGCGACGACTGGCGGGCGGCGAGCGATCGCCTGCACGCCACGAACAACTTCCCCGAGTTCACCGGGCGGTTGTGCCCCGCGCCGTGCGAGGCGGGCTGCGTCCTGGCGATCAACCAGCCCGCGGTGACCATCAAGAACGTCGAGGTCGCCATCGCCGACCGCGCCTGGGAGGACGGGCTCACCCCGCCGCGGCCGCCGGACCGCCTCTCGGGCAGGACCGTGGCGATCGTCGGTTCGGGGCCCACCGGTCTCGCCGCCGCGCAGCAGCTGACGCGGGCCGGGCACACCGTCGCCGTGTACGAGGGATCGGACCGGGTCGGCGGACTGCTGCGGTACGGGATCCCCGCGTTCAAGATGGAGAAGCGGCAGCTGAACCGGAGACTGGCCCAGATGCGGGCGGAGGGGACCAAGTTCCGGACGTCGACCGTCATCGGCACCGATCTCGGGGCCCGCGACCTCGTGTCCCGCTACGACGCCGTGATCCTGGCGACGGGCGCCACCGCCTGGCGTGATCTCGACGTACCGGGGCGGGAGTTGTCCGGCATCCATCAGGCGATGGAGTATCTGCCGCTGGCCGACCGGGTGTGCGAGGGGGATCTGGAGGTCTCCCCGCTGTCGGCGGCGGGCCGGCACGTGGTGATCGTGGGGGGCGGTGACACCGGGGCGGACTGTCTGGGGACGGCGGTGCGCGAGGGAGCCGCCTCGGTGACACAGCTCGACATCTACGCGCAGCCGGAGGTCGCGCGCGACGAGGACGTCGAGCCGTGGCCGACGTATCCGAAGATCTACCGGCTGTCCGGTGCGCACGAGGAGGCCGGCGCACTGGGGACGGCGCCCACCGCGCACGCGGACGCGCGGCTCTTCGCGGCGTCCACGCTCCGCTTCACCGGGGACGAGAGCGGCCGGGTGCGGTCGCTGCACCTCGTCGAGGTCGACGCGCGGCGCCGGCCGGTCCCCGGTTCCGACCGGGTGCTGCCCGCCGACCTCGTCCTGCTCGCGCTCGGTTTCTCCGGACCCGACCGGCACGACGGCCTGATCGACCAGTTGGGCCTGGCACTCGAGCCGCGCGGCACGATCGCGCGGGGCCCCGACTTCGCCACGAACGTCCCGGGTGTGTACGCCGCCGGTGACGCGGCACGCGGCCAGTCCCTCGTCGTGTGGGCGATCGCCGAGGGCAGGGCGGTCGCCGCGGCCGTGGACCGTGTGCTGAGTGGGTCGGACCACCTGCGCCTGCCGGCTCCGATCGGCCCGTACGACCGCCCGATGACCGCGTGA
- a CDS encoding uridine kinase, translating into MGPVRLEAITWERLGDLLADRLLDLKPADGGPWPRVAFDGAPAALPGDLAQRVSEALRVRGRPSLVVGTEGFLRPGSLRFEYGHQDVDAYYDGWFDTRALWREVFGPLETGGDGRVLPDLWDPATDRATRSAYVQLPPGGILLLHGPLLLRHWFPFDLSVHVLLSPGALHRRTPETEHWTLPAFARYEDEVDPAGTADVLVRADDPRHPAWNG; encoded by the coding sequence ATGGGCCCTGTGCGACTCGAAGCGATCACCTGGGAACGACTCGGCGACCTCCTCGCCGACCGGCTGCTCGACCTGAAACCGGCCGACGGCGGTCCCTGGCCCCGCGTCGCCTTCGACGGAGCCCCGGCCGCCCTCCCCGGTGACCTCGCCCAACGCGTCTCCGAGGCGCTGCGCGTCCGCGGTCGTCCGTCGCTCGTCGTCGGCACCGAGGGCTTCCTGCGGCCCGGCTCGCTCCGGTTCGAATACGGGCACCAGGACGTCGACGCCTACTACGACGGCTGGTTCGACACCCGCGCCCTGTGGCGCGAGGTCTTCGGCCCCCTCGAAACCGGGGGCGACGGCCGGGTCCTGCCCGACCTCTGGGACCCTGCCACCGACCGCGCGACCCGCAGCGCGTACGTCCAACTCCCGCCCGGTGGAATCCTGTTGCTGCACGGCCCCCTCCTCCTGCGCCACTGGTTCCCGTTCGACCTCAGCGTGCACGTCCTCCTCTCCCCGGGAGCCCTTCACCGCCGTACCCCCGAGACGGAGCACTGGACCCTGCCCGCCTTCGCGCGGTACGAGGACGAGGTCGATCCGGCCGGCACGGCCGACGTCCTGGTCCGTGCCGACGATCCCCGCCACCCGGCGTGGAACGGCTGA
- a CDS encoding carbohydrate kinase family protein, translating to MDSAEPGQGSRPDGGALLVVGDVVTDVVARHRGPLASGTDTVAAIRTVPGGAGANVACWAAFEGCADVRLLGRVGADAAEWHGRELLASGVRPLLVTDPEAPTGTVVCLVDSGASAERTFLTDSGASLRLAPEDWSPALLAGVGRLHLSGYLFFSEPSRALVSVVLESARSAGVPVSVDPASAGFLTALGVDRFLELAAGADVLLPSRDEACLLTGLPDPADAAAKLSRQFPLVVVKQGGAGALVARSGTVRARVPARSATPRDTTGAGDAFTGAFLAALLAGTAPESAAVAGCAAGAKAVERVGGRPPAHC from the coding sequence GTGGACAGCGCGGAACCCGGCCAGGGTTCGCGTCCCGATGGCGGCGCCCTGCTCGTCGTCGGGGACGTGGTCACCGATGTCGTGGCGCGGCATCGCGGACCGCTCGCGTCCGGCACGGACACGGTCGCCGCCATCCGCACCGTGCCGGGCGGTGCGGGCGCCAACGTCGCGTGCTGGGCCGCGTTCGAGGGCTGTGCGGACGTACGGCTGCTCGGCCGGGTCGGTGCCGACGCGGCGGAGTGGCACGGGCGTGAGCTGTTGGCGAGCGGCGTGCGGCCGCTCCTGGTCACGGACCCGGAGGCGCCGACGGGGACGGTCGTCTGTCTCGTGGACTCCGGCGCGTCGGCGGAGCGTACGTTCCTCACGGACAGCGGGGCGTCGCTGCGGCTCGCTCCGGAGGACTGGTCGCCGGCACTGCTCGCCGGGGTCGGGCGGCTGCATCTGTCGGGATATCTGTTCTTCTCCGAGCCGAGCAGGGCGCTGGTGTCGGTGGTGCTGGAGTCGGCCCGCTCGGCCGGTGTGCCGGTGAGCGTCGACCCCGCGTCGGCCGGCTTCCTCACCGCGTTGGGTGTGGACCGCTTCCTGGAACTGGCGGCGGGGGCGGACGTGCTGCTGCCCAGCCGGGACGAGGCCTGTCTGCTGACGGGGCTGCCCGATCCGGCGGACGCGGCGGCCAAGTTGAGCCGTCAGTTCCCGCTGGTCGTCGTCAAGCAGGGCGGTGCCGGTGCCCTGGTGGCCCGGTCCGGGACCGTCCGGGCACGTGTCCCGGCACGGTCGGCGACGCCCCGGGACACGACGGGCGCCGGTGACGCCTTCACCGGCGCGTTCCTCGCCGCACTGCTCGCGGGAACCGCGCCGGAGTCCGCCGCGGTCGCCGGGTGCGCGGCGGGAGCGAAGGCGGTGGAACGGGTCGGAGGGAGGCCACCGGCGCACTGTTGA
- a CDS encoding pseudouridine-5'-phosphate glycosidase yields the protein MIVVSEEVREALDARRPVVALESTIIAHGLPRPRNLQVALELEDVVREQGAVPATIAVLDGRPHVGLDKEQVERVANEDGIRKLGHRDLPLAVASGASGATTVSATALLAARAGVRVFATGGLGGVHREWTVTQDESADLGLLARTRITVVCAGVKSILDVPATLQRLETLGVAVAGYGTDRFPGFYLSDSGHPVDWTLESPEQVAEVMRAQDALDSPESSLIVANPVPREEQLDPSLHARVLADALLACEAEGITGQAVTPFLLGYLVRHTDGASLSANLAAVRGNVRLAGRIAAAWASA from the coding sequence GTGATCGTGGTGTCCGAAGAGGTGCGGGAGGCGCTCGACGCGCGCCGGCCGGTGGTGGCCCTGGAGTCGACGATCATCGCGCACGGGCTGCCCCGTCCGCGCAATCTGCAGGTCGCCCTCGAACTGGAGGATGTCGTCCGGGAGCAGGGCGCCGTACCCGCGACGATCGCCGTGCTCGACGGCCGGCCCCATGTCGGCCTGGACAAGGAGCAGGTGGAGCGGGTCGCGAACGAGGACGGCATCCGCAAGCTGGGCCACCGTGATCTGCCGCTCGCCGTTGCCTCGGGGGCGAGCGGGGCGACGACGGTGTCCGCGACGGCCCTGCTCGCGGCGCGCGCCGGGGTACGGGTGTTCGCGACGGGCGGGCTCGGCGGTGTGCACCGTGAATGGACGGTGACCCAGGACGAGTCCGCCGATCTGGGGCTGCTGGCACGCACCCGGATCACGGTGGTGTGCGCGGGCGTCAAGTCGATCCTGGACGTGCCGGCGACGCTGCAACGTCTGGAGACGCTGGGCGTGGCGGTCGCCGGGTACGGCACGGACCGGTTCCCGGGCTTCTACCTGTCCGACTCGGGACACCCCGTCGACTGGACGCTGGAGTCCCCGGAGCAGGTGGCGGAGGTGATGCGCGCCCAGGACGCGCTGGACTCCCCCGAGTCGTCGCTGATCGTGGCGAACCCCGTTCCGCGGGAGGAGCAGCTCGATCCGTCCCTGCACGCGCGGGTGCTCGCCGACGCGTTGCTGGCGTGCGAGGCGGAGGGGATCACCGGGCAGGCGGTGACGCCGTTCCTGCTCGGCTATCTGGTCCGGCACACCGACGGCGCCTCACTCAGCGCCAATCTGGCGGCGGTCCGGGGCAACGTCCGCCTCGCGGGACGGATCGCGGCGGCCTGGGCGAGCGCGTGA
- a CDS encoding anthrone oxygenase family protein, with product MIDGPYFVLTLLGVLGCGLVAGVFCGFSTFVMRALAQLPPAQGVAAMQAINVAAVRPPFMFVFAGTAVLCAVLAVVTFVVWPGGATVELLLGSALYLFGSFGVTIAANVPRNEALMKLDPGTPEATALWPTYVREWTMWNHIRTIASAAAAVAYTLALT from the coding sequence ATGATCGACGGACCGTATTTCGTGCTGACGCTGCTGGGGGTGCTCGGCTGCGGACTCGTGGCGGGGGTGTTCTGCGGGTTCTCCACGTTCGTGATGCGGGCGCTCGCCCAGCTGCCTCCCGCGCAGGGGGTCGCCGCGATGCAGGCGATCAACGTCGCGGCGGTGCGGCCGCCGTTCATGTTCGTGTTCGCCGGTACGGCGGTGCTGTGCGCGGTGCTCGCCGTGGTGACGTTCGTGGTGTGGCCGGGCGGGGCGACGGTGGAGTTGCTGCTCGGCAGCGCGCTGTACCTGTTCGGGTCGTTCGGGGTGACGATCGCGGCGAACGTCCCGCGCAACGAGGCGCTGATGAAGCTGGACCCCGGGACGCCCGAGGCGACAGCGCTGTGGCCCACCTATGTGCGCGAGTGGACGATGTGGAACCACATACGCACGATCGCCTCGGCGGCCGCGGCGGTGGCCTACACCCTCGCCCTCACCTGA
- a CDS encoding magnesium and cobalt transport protein CorA, which produces MSMAGNLRRVTALSAVGGLRKVARLTRRRPRVDLSHHARSPLGSAVVNCVAYQGGARVPEGRDLVDTLERIRKRDEGFVWLGLHEPTEQEFAGIADLFDLHPLAVEDAVEAHQRPKLERYGDTLFAVFKTVCYVEHTELTATSEVVDTGEIMVFVGPDFVITVRHGRHGSLGPLREELESDPAQLSKGPAAVLHAIADHVVDDYVSVTDSVQADIDQVEADVFAENGARTDAGRIYQLKRELLELKRAAVPLARPVQELATRPIRVVDPEIQAYFRDVSDHLLRATEQIAAFDELLNSILQAHLAQVTVAQNEDMRKITAWAAVIAVPTMVCGVYGMNFDNMPELHWRFGYPIVIGVISVACLVLYRGFRRNGWL; this is translated from the coding sequence ATGTCCATGGCAGGGAATTTGCGGAGGGTGACGGCGCTGAGTGCCGTCGGCGGCCTCCGCAAGGTGGCGCGGCTGACGCGGCGGCGGCCCCGTGTCGACCTCAGTCACCACGCCCGGTCACCGCTGGGCTCCGCGGTGGTGAACTGCGTGGCCTACCAGGGAGGCGCCCGGGTCCCGGAGGGGCGGGACCTGGTCGACACCCTGGAGCGGATCCGCAAGCGGGACGAGGGATTCGTCTGGCTCGGACTGCACGAGCCGACGGAGCAGGAGTTCGCGGGCATCGCCGACCTCTTCGACCTGCACCCGCTGGCCGTCGAGGACGCGGTGGAGGCCCACCAGCGTCCGAAGCTGGAGCGGTACGGCGACACGCTGTTCGCCGTGTTCAAGACGGTCTGCTACGTGGAGCACACCGAGCTGACGGCGACGAGTGAGGTGGTGGACACCGGCGAGATCATGGTGTTCGTCGGGCCGGACTTCGTCATCACCGTGCGCCACGGCCGGCACGGCTCACTGGGCCCGCTGCGGGAGGAACTGGAGTCGGATCCGGCGCAGTTGTCGAAGGGGCCGGCCGCCGTCCTGCACGCGATAGCGGACCACGTCGTCGACGACTACGTGAGCGTCACCGACTCGGTCCAGGCGGACATCGACCAGGTCGAGGCCGACGTGTTCGCCGAGAACGGCGCCCGCACGGACGCGGGCCGCATCTACCAGCTCAAGCGTGAACTGCTCGAACTGAAGCGGGCCGCGGTGCCGCTCGCCCGCCCGGTCCAGGAGCTGGCGACCCGGCCGATCCGCGTGGTCGACCCGGAGATACAGGCGTACTTCCGGGATGTCTCGGACCATCTGCTGCGGGCCACCGAACAGATAGCCGCCTTCGACGAACTGCTCAACTCGATCCTGCAGGCCCACCTGGCACAGGTGACGGTCGCGCAGAACGAGGACATGCGGAAGATCACGGCGTGGGCCGCGGTCATCGCCGTGCCGACGATGGTCTGCGGGGTGTACGGCATGAACTTCGACAACATGCCCGAGCTGCACTGGAGGTTCGGCTATCCCATCGTCATCGGCGTCATATCCGTCGCCTGTCTCGTCCTCTACCGGGGCTTCCGGCGCAATGGCTGGCTCTGA
- a CDS encoding methyltransferase domain-containing protein: protein MTRTDGYLLDNQQDEAGQRFQAFATLFDPTTFRHMERFGIGSGWRCWEVGAGGTSVVSWLAKKVGPTGKVVATDIDTSWAASAARPPVQVRVHDVGTEEPPGEGFDLVHARLVLVHVPDRERALRSMIKALRPGGRLLVEDADPALQPLLCPDEHGPEQQLANRLRQGFRKLLADRGADLSYGRKLPRLLREAGLRGVEADAYFPVASPACTVLEAATVRQIRDQLVTAGLATQDEIDQHLANVAAGSMDLATAPMISAWGRKG from the coding sequence ATGACGCGAACCGACGGGTATCTCCTCGACAACCAGCAGGACGAGGCGGGACAGCGCTTCCAGGCCTTCGCCACCCTCTTCGACCCCACGACGTTCCGGCACATGGAGCGCTTCGGCATCGGATCCGGCTGGCGCTGCTGGGAGGTCGGGGCGGGCGGCACGTCCGTGGTGTCCTGGCTCGCCAAGAAGGTCGGGCCCACCGGCAAGGTCGTCGCGACCGACATCGACACCTCGTGGGCGGCCTCGGCGGCCCGTCCCCCGGTCCAGGTCCGCGTCCACGACGTGGGTACCGAGGAGCCGCCCGGCGAAGGTTTCGACCTTGTGCACGCCCGGCTCGTGCTGGTCCATGTGCCGGACCGGGAGCGGGCGTTGCGGTCGATGATCAAGGCCCTGCGGCCCGGTGGCCGACTCCTCGTCGAGGACGCCGACCCGGCGCTCCAGCCCCTCCTCTGCCCCGACGAGCACGGCCCCGAGCAGCAGCTCGCGAACCGGCTGCGCCAGGGGTTCCGCAAGCTCCTCGCCGACCGGGGCGCCGACCTCTCCTACGGCCGCAAACTCCCGCGCCTGCTGCGTGAGGCGGGGCTGCGCGGCGTCGAGGCCGACGCGTACTTCCCCGTCGCCTCTCCCGCCTGCACCGTCCTGGAAGCGGCGACGGTCCGTCAGATCCGCGACCAGCTCGTCACGGCGGGCCTCGCGACCCAGGACGAGATCGACCAGCACCTGGCGAACGTCGCCGCCGGCTCGATGGACCTGGCGACGGCACCCATGATCTCGGCCTGGGGGCGCAAGGGCTGA
- a CDS encoding DUF2293 domain-containing protein: MARFATPPHRSRGALLASALLVVQPLGKRHCAECRSGPLALLVLEEGAPRCLDCADLGHLVFLPRGDTALTRRSREDSGLSAVVVRFHRRRGRYERQGLLVEEAALARAEQRCLADAEARRRRRARDARRRQAEDVRFTDAFARETGRLFPGCPADRAHAIAAHASVRGSGRVGRSSAGRALSEAAVTAAVRAAVRHTETPYDELLMDGVPRYEARRRIASVVDARLREWRGEEPEGVGEGAE, encoded by the coding sequence ATGGCACGGTTCGCCACACCCCCGCACCGGAGCAGGGGTGCGCTTCTCGCCAGTGCCCTGCTCGTCGTCCAGCCGCTCGGAAAGCGGCACTGTGCCGAGTGCCGGAGCGGCCCGCTCGCGCTGCTGGTCCTCGAGGAGGGCGCGCCGCGCTGTCTGGACTGTGCGGATCTCGGTCACCTGGTGTTCCTACCGCGGGGTGACACCGCGCTGACACGCAGATCGAGGGAGGACAGCGGTCTGAGTGCCGTGGTGGTGCGGTTCCACCGGCGGCGGGGCCGGTACGAGCGGCAGGGCCTGCTGGTCGAGGAGGCGGCGCTCGCCCGTGCCGAGCAGCGGTGCCTGGCGGACGCCGAGGCGCGACGGCGGCGCCGGGCCCGGGACGCGCGACGCCGGCAGGCGGAGGACGTGCGGTTCACGGACGCGTTCGCACGGGAGACAGGCAGGTTGTTTCCGGGCTGTCCCGCCGACCGGGCCCACGCGATCGCCGCGCACGCCTCGGTGCGGGGAAGCGGGCGGGTCGGGCGCAGCTCGGCGGGCCGCGCGCTGTCCGAGGCGGCGGTGACCGCGGCGGTCCGCGCGGCCGTCCGGCACACGGAGACCCCGTACGACGAACTGCTGATGGACGGGGTGCCGCGGTACGAGGCGCGTCGCCGGATCGCCTCCGTCGTGGACGCGAGGCTTCGGGAGTGGCGCGGCGAGGAGCCGGAGGGCGTGGGAGAAGGGGCGGAGTGA
- a CDS encoding CBS domain-containing protein, giving the protein MTTAGDIMHRGAQWIPAHETLDRAAQLMRELNVGALPISDENERLCGILTDRDIVVGCVAMGHDPARVTAGDMAHGTPRWIESDADVGEVLTEMKGNQIRRLPVIENKRLVGMISEADLAQHLSDEQLAAWVESVYARSATG; this is encoded by the coding sequence ATGACCACCGCCGGAGACATCATGCACCGTGGTGCCCAGTGGATCCCCGCTCACGAGACCCTGGACCGCGCCGCCCAGCTCATGCGAGAGCTGAACGTGGGGGCGCTGCCCATCAGCGACGAGAACGAACGCCTCTGCGGCATCCTCACGGACCGCGACATCGTCGTCGGCTGTGTGGCCATGGGCCACGACCCGGCGCGGGTGACCGCGGGCGACATGGCCCACGGCACACCCCGCTGGATCGAGTCCGACGCCGACGTCGGCGAAGTGCTCACGGAGATGAAGGGCAATCAGATCCGGCGGCTTCCCGTGATCGAGAACAAGCGGCTCGTCGGCATGATCAGCGAGGCCGACCTCGCCCAGCATCTCAGCGACGAACAACTGGCCGCGTGGGTGGAGAGCGTCTACGCGAGGAGTGCGACGGGCTGA